In Sebastes fasciatus isolate fSebFas1 chromosome 24, fSebFas1.pri, whole genome shotgun sequence, the following are encoded in one genomic region:
- the smim11 gene encoding small integral membrane protein 11, which translates to MINWRALDNVPVLLYILALKTLLLCLAFAGAKIYQSKKADKALKKEQDEKRRLAQLTQELIDNKKDD; encoded by the exons atgatcAATTGGAGG GCTTTGGACAACGTCCCCGTCCTCCTGTACATCCTTGCCCTGAAGACGCTGCTGCTGTGTTTGGCGTTCGCCGGGGCGAAGATCTACCAGAGTAAGAAAGCAGACAAGGCCCTGAAGAAGGAGCAGGATGAGAAGAGGAGGCTCGCCCAGCTGACCCAGGAGCTCATAGACAACAAGAAGGACGACTGA